The proteins below come from a single Argentina anserina chromosome 1, drPotAnse1.1, whole genome shotgun sequence genomic window:
- the LOC126799503 gene encoding dicer-like protein 4 isoform X1 has protein sequence MDDAPSTTEREVVESGHGAPRPEKDPRRVARRYQLELCQKALEENIIVYLETGCGKTHIAVLLMYELRHLILRPQKNICVFLAPTVALVQQQARVIEDSLDLKVGTYCGSSKQLKTHQDWEKEIEQYEVLVMTPQILLRNLYHRMIKTELIALLIFDECHHAQITSNHPYAEIMRYCKSDVTKLPRIFGMTASPVVGKSTSSQANLSKSINSLEILLDAKVCSVEDKTELYCSVVSPVIYVHSYGPVVSGTSSLLMTFYSKLEQVKRQCIAELSKKTSDYQSIRSTKKTLNRVHDSIMFCLENLGLWGALQAKNILLSGDHIERNELIEEGNNGTEAERDYSADAVCAEYLAQASDIIRGDYMKDAVISGLSCIDILKEPFLSSKVLRLIGILSSFRLQQNMKCIIFVNRIVTARSLSYILQNLKNLASWKNDFLVGVHSKLKSMSRKTMQITLDKFRSGELNLLVATKVGEEGLDIQTCSLVIRFDLPETVASFIQSRGRARMPQSEYVFLVNSGSQKELDLIETFRKDENRMNMEVAFRTSSETFVSPEEQTYIVASSGASITSGYSISLLHQYCSKLPHDEYYVPSPEFYFLSDVEGTICHIILPSNAPMHQIVSAPRPSMEDAKRNACLKAIEELHKLGALSDYLLPLQDNADVEECLLDSSDSETTDGEDSRGELHEMRVPAVLKESWNKLESLVTLRSYYIKFDPEPNDRIYRSFGLFLKAPLPAEAETMELDLHLAHGRSVMTKLVPSGCAEFVNDEILLAQNFQEMFLKFILDRAEFVSEFVPLGKYDFSRSSSSTFYLLLPVFLGENDKISIDWGIIRKCLSSPVFSGPGGVIDSNIISMGIRLASGYRSISEVENSVVYVPYKKTFYFITNVCGERNAYSQYKENPDAITYVDHLSKKFEILLVYPEQPLLCAKPVFSLHNLLHTRRQEVSEVQQLDEYFIYLPPELCELKVIGFSKDIGSSVSLLPSIMHRLENLLVAIELKHVLCTSFPEGAEVTAQRVLEALTTEKCQERFSLERLELLGDAFLKFAVGRHFFLLYALLDEGELTRKRSNVVNNSNLLKLATRSNLQLYIRDQPFEPSQFFALGRPCKNICDHGANESIHSQDLCKAAKDLHTREVRCSKGHHWLHYKTIADVVEALVGAFIVDSGFKAAIAFLNWIGIKVDFEASEVTKVCIASSRYIPLAAYIDTAALESSLGYQFLHRGLLLQAFVHPSYNKNGGGCYQRLEFLGDAVLDYMITSYLYSVYPKLKPGHMTDLRSISVNNKTFATVAVARSFHKFLVSDSCTLSEAIKTYVNFIETSAPDSNLVNGPTCPKALGDLVESCLGAILLDTGFDLNLVWKIMLSFLKPVMSFSNVQFSPVRELRELCQAHSWDLKFLPSKKGKTFSVEATVKGNNVSATVSSTGLNKKDAIRSSAQLVFEKLKAQGNIPKSKLSLEEVLKSSCKMEAKLIGYDETPVDVTAPYTIEFENLNLQEPSSRSLKSEVDSISEVSSSYSSIKRVGRPPASRGAVKVDCTDSSNNHSTDANSKNRGAPHNLTARAHLYETCAANYWEPPVFECCKDDGPSHLKSYIFKVTMKMDDASDTLLEAVGAPRTSKKAAAEQAAEGALWFLIKNGYIEKSGQTEEP, from the exons ATGGACGACGCGCCTTCCACAACTGAGAGGGAGGTTGTGGAGTCGGGTCATGGAGCTCCGAGGCCGGAGAAGGATCCGAGGAGAGTTGCCCGGAG GTACCAATTGGAGCTGTGTCAGAAAGCTTTGGAGGAGAacataattgtgtatctgGAAACTGGTTGTGGAAAGACCCACATAGCTGTGCTGCTTATGTATGAGCTGCGCCACTTGATACTGAGACCTCAGAAGAACATTTGTGTGTTTCTTGCACCTACGGTTGCACTTGTTCAACAG CAAGCGAGAGTTATCGAAGATTCCCTTGATTTGAAGGTTGGGACCTATTGTGGAAGCtctaagcaattgaaaactcATCAAGACTGGGAAAAAGAGATTGAACAATATGAG GTTCTTGTTATGACTCCTCAAATATTGCTGCGTAACCTATACCACCGTATGATTAAGACGGAGTTAATTGCATTGCTAATTTTTGATGAGTGCCATCATGCTCAAATTACAAGCAACCATCCATATGCAGAAATTATGCGA TACTGCAAGAGTGATGTCACAAAACTTCCTCGTATATTTGGCATGACCGCATCTCCAGTTGTGGGTAAAA GCACTTCTAGTCAAGCCAATTTATCAAAGAGTATCAATAGTCTTGAAATTTTACTTGATGCTAAG GTTTGTTCGGTTGAAGACAAGACAGAATTGTATTGTTCTGTTGTTTCTCCcgttatatatgtacatagtTATGGTCCTGTTGTCAGTGGCACATCCAGCCTCTTAATGACTTTTTATAGTAAACTTGAGCAAGTGAAACGCCAG TGTATAGCGGAACTTAGTAAGAAGACCAGTGACTACCAAAGTATAAGGAGTACAAAGAAAACGTTAAACAGAGTGCATGACAGTATAATGTTTTGCTTGGAAAATCTTGGCCTCTGGGGGGCATTACAA GCTAAAAACATTCTTTTGAGTGGCGATCACATTGAACGGAATGAATTAATAGAGGAAGGCAATAATGGTACAGAGGCAGAGCGAGATTATAGTGCTGATGCTGTGTGTGCTGAATATCTGGCTCAGGCTTCTGACATCATTCGTGGTGACTATATGAAAG ATGCTGTCATATCGGGTCTATCTTGTATAGATATCTTAAAGGAGCCATTTTTGTCAAGTAAGGTCTTACGTCTGATTGGGATCCTTTCATCCTTCAG GTTGCAACAGAATATGAAatgcataatttttgtcaataGGATTGTTACTGCAAGATCCTTGTCCTACATACTACAAAACCTTAAGAATCTAGCTTCCTGGAAGAACGATTTTCTTGTAGGAGTCCACTCTAAACTGAAGAGTATGTCAAGGAAAACGATGCAGATCACTCTTGATAAGTTTCGGTCCGGAGAG ttgaaTCTATTGGTTGCAACTAAAGTTGGTGAAGAGGGACTAGATATTCAGACTTGCAGCCTTGTGATACGATTTGATCTTCCAGAAACTGTTGCTAGCTTTATACAGTCAAGAGGTCGTGCACGGATGCCTCAGTCTGAATATGTATTTTTGGTAAACAG TGGTAGTCAGAAAGAGTTGGATCTAATAGAAACCTTTAGAAAAGATGAAAATCGAATGAATATGGAAGTTGCTTTCAGAACATCCAGTGAGACTTTTGTTAGTCCGGAGGAACAaacatatatagttgcttcttCTGGAGCTTCCATCACTTCGGGTTATAGCATCTCATTGTTACACCAGTATTGTTCGAAGCTTCCACATGATGA GTACTATGTCCCCAGTCCAGAATTCTATTTTCTTAGTGATGTAGAGGGAACTATTTGCCATATAATATTACCTTCCAATGCTCCAATGCATCAAATTGTCAGTGCACCACGACCTTCAATGGAAGATGCCAAAAGAAATGCTTGTCTAAAAGCTATCGAAGAATTGCATAAATTGGGTGCCTTAAGTGACTACCTCTTGCCACTGCAAGACAATGCGGATGTGGAGGAGTGTTTGCTAGACTCTTCTGATTCTGAAACCACAGATG GTGAAGACTCGCGAGGGGAACTACATGAAATGCGGGTTCCTGCTGTCCTAAAAGAGTCATGGAATAAATTGGAGAGTCTTGTCACCCTCCGCTCTTACTATATAAAATTTGATCCTGAACCTAATGATAGAATCTATAGAAGTTTTGGTTTATTTCTCAAGGCACCTCTTCCAGCAGAGGCCGAAACGATGGAACTTGATCTTCATCTCGCTCATGGTAGATCCGTAATGACCAAGTTGGTTCCATCTGGATGTGCAGAATTTGTCAATGATGAG ATCTTGCTGGCTCAGAACTTCCAAGAAATgttccttaagttcattctggaCCGAGCAGAATTTGTTTCTGAATTTGTTCCATTGGGAAAGTATGATTTTAGCAGATCGAGCTCATCAACCTTCTACCTATTGCTTCCTGTATTTTTGGGTGAAAATGATAAGATCAGCATAGATTGGGGCATTATCAGAAAATGTTTATCCTCTCCAGTATTCAGTGGTCCGGGAGGCGTAATAGACAGTAATATTATATCTATGGGTATTCGACTTGCATCTGGTTATAGAAGCATCAGTGAAGTTGAGAATAGTGTAGTGTATGTCCCATACAAGAAGACATTTTACTTCATCACCAATGTTTGTGGAGAAAGAAATGCGTACAGCCAATACAAAGAAAACCCGGACGCTATAACCTACGTGGATCATCttagtaaaaa GTTTGAAATTTTGCTTGTATACCCTGAGCAACCTCTTCTGTGTGCAAAACCAGTTTTCTCTCTGCACAACTTGCTACACACTCGTAGGCAAGAAGTTTCAG AAGTGCAGCAACTAGATGAGTATTTTATATATCTGCCTCCTGAGCTCTGTGAGCTGAAGGTAATTGGATTTTCAAAAGATATTGGGAGTTCAGTATCTCTGTTACCATCAATCATGCACCGTCTGGAAAACTTGCTTGTTGCCATCGAACTAAAGCATGTATTATGCACTTCATTCCCTGAAGGAGCTGAGGTTACTGCACAGAGA GTTTTAGAAGCTCTCACAACAGAAAAGTGCCAGGAACGATTTTCTCTTGAAAGGCTTGAACTACTAGGTGATGCTTTCCTCAAATTTGCAGTCGGACGGCACTTTTTCCTTTTGTATGCATTGCTTGATGAAGGTGAACTAACAAGGAAGCGCTCAAATGTGgtaaacaattccaatttattGAAGCTGGCTACTAGAAGCAACTTACAG TTATACATACGGGATCAGCCCTTTGAACCCTCTCAGTTCTTCGCTCTAGGCCGTCCTTGCAAAAATATTTGTGACCATGGGGCAAATGAATCAATTCATTCTCAAGATCTATGCAAAGCAGCAAAAGACTTGCATACTCGTGAAGTCAGATGTAGCAAGGGTCACCATTGGTTACATTATAAAACAATTGCTGATGTTGTTGAAGCCCTTGTTGGTGCATTCATAGTTGATAGCGGTTTTAAAGCTGCAATTGCATTTCTCAATTGGATTGGCATAAAAGTAGATTTTGAAGCATCAGAAGTTACTAAAGTATGCATAGCAAGCAGCAGATACATTCCACTTGCTGCTTACATAGACACTGCTGCCCTCGAAAGTTCATTAGGGTATCAGTTTCTCCACAGAGGTTTGCTGTTACAGGCCTTTGTACATCCTTCTTACAATAAAAATGGAGGAGGCTGCTATCAG AGGTTGGAGTTTCTTGGAGATGCTGTCTTGGATTACATGATCACTTCATACCTGTATTCAGTTTATCCAAAGTTAAAGCCTGGCCATATGACAGATCTCAGATCTATTTCTGTGAATAATAAAACATTCGCTACTGTTGCAGTAGCTCGATCCTTCCACAAGTTTCTAGTCTCGGACTCCTGTACCCTCTCAGAGGCTATAAAGACTTATGTGAACTTCATTGAGACATCTGCACCAGATAGTAATCTGGTTAATGGGCCAACATGCCCCAAG GCTCTGGGTGACTTGGTAGAGTCTTgtcttggtgcaattcttcttgATACCGGATTCGATTTGAACCTTGTTTGGAAAATAATGCTATCGTTCCTGAAACCGGTTATGAGCTTTTCCAACGTTCAGTTTAGTCCTGTTAGGGAACTAAGGGAACTTTGCCAAGCTCATTCATGGGATCTTAAGTTTTTACCATCAAAGAAGGGTAAAACATTTTCAGTTGAGGCAACGGTGAAGGGGAATAATGTTTCTGCAACTGTCTCCTCAACTGGCTTGAACAAAAAGGACGCTATTAGAAGTTCTGCTCAGTTAGTTTTTGAAAAGTTGAAG GCGCAAGGCAATATACCGAAGTCTAAGTTATCTTTGGAGGAAGTCTTAAAGTCAAGCTGCAAGATGGAAGCCAAACTTATCGGATACGATGAAACACCAGTAGATGTTACAGCTCCGTAtacaattgaatttgagaacttAAATCTACAAGAGCCTTCAAGCAGAAGTTTGAAATCAGAAGTGGATTCTATCAGTGAAGTGAGCAGTAGTTACTCCTCCATAAAACGAGTAGGACGACCCCCAGCTTCACGTGGAGCAGTCAAAGTGGACTGCACTGATTCCTCTAACAATCATAGCACTGATGCTAACTCAAAAAACAGAG GTGCGCCGCACAATCTAACAGCCAGAGCTCATCTATATGAAACCTGTGCTGCTAACTATTGGGAACCCCCTGTATTTgaatgttgcaaagatgatgGGCCGAGCCACTTAAAATC GTACATTTTCAAGGTTACGATGAAGATGGATGACGCTTCAGATACCCTTTTGGAGGCCGTCGGAGCACCTCGTACGAGCAAGAAGGCAGCCGCAGAGCAAGCAGCGGAAGGCGCACTTTGGTTCTTGATAAAGAATGGTTACATAGAGAAGAGTGGTCAGACAGAGGAACCTTAA
- the LOC126799503 gene encoding dicer-like protein 4 isoform X2 yields MDDAPSTTEREVVESGHGAPRPEKDPRRVARRYQLELCQKALEENIIVYLETGCGKTHIAVLLMYELRHLILRPQKNICVFLAPTVALVQQQARVIEDSLDLKVGTYCGSSKQLKTHQDWEKEIEQYEVLVMTPQILLRNLYHRMIKTELIALLIFDECHHAQITSNHPYAEIMRYCKSDVTKLPRIFGMTASPVVGTSSQANLSKSINSLEILLDAKVCSVEDKTELYCSVVSPVIYVHSYGPVVSGTSSLLMTFYSKLEQVKRQCIAELSKKTSDYQSIRSTKKTLNRVHDSIMFCLENLGLWGALQAKNILLSGDHIERNELIEEGNNGTEAERDYSADAVCAEYLAQASDIIRGDYMKDAVISGLSCIDILKEPFLSSKVLRLIGILSSFRLQQNMKCIIFVNRIVTARSLSYILQNLKNLASWKNDFLVGVHSKLKSMSRKTMQITLDKFRSGELNLLVATKVGEEGLDIQTCSLVIRFDLPETVASFIQSRGRARMPQSEYVFLVNSGSQKELDLIETFRKDENRMNMEVAFRTSSETFVSPEEQTYIVASSGASITSGYSISLLHQYCSKLPHDEYYVPSPEFYFLSDVEGTICHIILPSNAPMHQIVSAPRPSMEDAKRNACLKAIEELHKLGALSDYLLPLQDNADVEECLLDSSDSETTDGEDSRGELHEMRVPAVLKESWNKLESLVTLRSYYIKFDPEPNDRIYRSFGLFLKAPLPAEAETMELDLHLAHGRSVMTKLVPSGCAEFVNDEILLAQNFQEMFLKFILDRAEFVSEFVPLGKYDFSRSSSSTFYLLLPVFLGENDKISIDWGIIRKCLSSPVFSGPGGVIDSNIISMGIRLASGYRSISEVENSVVYVPYKKTFYFITNVCGERNAYSQYKENPDAITYVDHLSKKFEILLVYPEQPLLCAKPVFSLHNLLHTRRQEVSEVQQLDEYFIYLPPELCELKVIGFSKDIGSSVSLLPSIMHRLENLLVAIELKHVLCTSFPEGAEVTAQRVLEALTTEKCQERFSLERLELLGDAFLKFAVGRHFFLLYALLDEGELTRKRSNVVNNSNLLKLATRSNLQLYIRDQPFEPSQFFALGRPCKNICDHGANESIHSQDLCKAAKDLHTREVRCSKGHHWLHYKTIADVVEALVGAFIVDSGFKAAIAFLNWIGIKVDFEASEVTKVCIASSRYIPLAAYIDTAALESSLGYQFLHRGLLLQAFVHPSYNKNGGGCYQRLEFLGDAVLDYMITSYLYSVYPKLKPGHMTDLRSISVNNKTFATVAVARSFHKFLVSDSCTLSEAIKTYVNFIETSAPDSNLVNGPTCPKALGDLVESCLGAILLDTGFDLNLVWKIMLSFLKPVMSFSNVQFSPVRELRELCQAHSWDLKFLPSKKGKTFSVEATVKGNNVSATVSSTGLNKKDAIRSSAQLVFEKLKAQGNIPKSKLSLEEVLKSSCKMEAKLIGYDETPVDVTAPYTIEFENLNLQEPSSRSLKSEVDSISEVSSSYSSIKRVGRPPASRGAVKVDCTDSSNNHSTDANSKNRGAPHNLTARAHLYETCAANYWEPPVFECCKDDGPSHLKSYIFKVTMKMDDASDTLLEAVGAPRTSKKAAAEQAAEGALWFLIKNGYIEKSGQTEEP; encoded by the exons ATGGACGACGCGCCTTCCACAACTGAGAGGGAGGTTGTGGAGTCGGGTCATGGAGCTCCGAGGCCGGAGAAGGATCCGAGGAGAGTTGCCCGGAG GTACCAATTGGAGCTGTGTCAGAAAGCTTTGGAGGAGAacataattgtgtatctgGAAACTGGTTGTGGAAAGACCCACATAGCTGTGCTGCTTATGTATGAGCTGCGCCACTTGATACTGAGACCTCAGAAGAACATTTGTGTGTTTCTTGCACCTACGGTTGCACTTGTTCAACAG CAAGCGAGAGTTATCGAAGATTCCCTTGATTTGAAGGTTGGGACCTATTGTGGAAGCtctaagcaattgaaaactcATCAAGACTGGGAAAAAGAGATTGAACAATATGAG GTTCTTGTTATGACTCCTCAAATATTGCTGCGTAACCTATACCACCGTATGATTAAGACGGAGTTAATTGCATTGCTAATTTTTGATGAGTGCCATCATGCTCAAATTACAAGCAACCATCCATATGCAGAAATTATGCGA TACTGCAAGAGTGATGTCACAAAACTTCCTCGTATATTTGGCATGACCGCATCTCCAGTTGTGG GCACTTCTAGTCAAGCCAATTTATCAAAGAGTATCAATAGTCTTGAAATTTTACTTGATGCTAAG GTTTGTTCGGTTGAAGACAAGACAGAATTGTATTGTTCTGTTGTTTCTCCcgttatatatgtacatagtTATGGTCCTGTTGTCAGTGGCACATCCAGCCTCTTAATGACTTTTTATAGTAAACTTGAGCAAGTGAAACGCCAG TGTATAGCGGAACTTAGTAAGAAGACCAGTGACTACCAAAGTATAAGGAGTACAAAGAAAACGTTAAACAGAGTGCATGACAGTATAATGTTTTGCTTGGAAAATCTTGGCCTCTGGGGGGCATTACAA GCTAAAAACATTCTTTTGAGTGGCGATCACATTGAACGGAATGAATTAATAGAGGAAGGCAATAATGGTACAGAGGCAGAGCGAGATTATAGTGCTGATGCTGTGTGTGCTGAATATCTGGCTCAGGCTTCTGACATCATTCGTGGTGACTATATGAAAG ATGCTGTCATATCGGGTCTATCTTGTATAGATATCTTAAAGGAGCCATTTTTGTCAAGTAAGGTCTTACGTCTGATTGGGATCCTTTCATCCTTCAG GTTGCAACAGAATATGAAatgcataatttttgtcaataGGATTGTTACTGCAAGATCCTTGTCCTACATACTACAAAACCTTAAGAATCTAGCTTCCTGGAAGAACGATTTTCTTGTAGGAGTCCACTCTAAACTGAAGAGTATGTCAAGGAAAACGATGCAGATCACTCTTGATAAGTTTCGGTCCGGAGAG ttgaaTCTATTGGTTGCAACTAAAGTTGGTGAAGAGGGACTAGATATTCAGACTTGCAGCCTTGTGATACGATTTGATCTTCCAGAAACTGTTGCTAGCTTTATACAGTCAAGAGGTCGTGCACGGATGCCTCAGTCTGAATATGTATTTTTGGTAAACAG TGGTAGTCAGAAAGAGTTGGATCTAATAGAAACCTTTAGAAAAGATGAAAATCGAATGAATATGGAAGTTGCTTTCAGAACATCCAGTGAGACTTTTGTTAGTCCGGAGGAACAaacatatatagttgcttcttCTGGAGCTTCCATCACTTCGGGTTATAGCATCTCATTGTTACACCAGTATTGTTCGAAGCTTCCACATGATGA GTACTATGTCCCCAGTCCAGAATTCTATTTTCTTAGTGATGTAGAGGGAACTATTTGCCATATAATATTACCTTCCAATGCTCCAATGCATCAAATTGTCAGTGCACCACGACCTTCAATGGAAGATGCCAAAAGAAATGCTTGTCTAAAAGCTATCGAAGAATTGCATAAATTGGGTGCCTTAAGTGACTACCTCTTGCCACTGCAAGACAATGCGGATGTGGAGGAGTGTTTGCTAGACTCTTCTGATTCTGAAACCACAGATG GTGAAGACTCGCGAGGGGAACTACATGAAATGCGGGTTCCTGCTGTCCTAAAAGAGTCATGGAATAAATTGGAGAGTCTTGTCACCCTCCGCTCTTACTATATAAAATTTGATCCTGAACCTAATGATAGAATCTATAGAAGTTTTGGTTTATTTCTCAAGGCACCTCTTCCAGCAGAGGCCGAAACGATGGAACTTGATCTTCATCTCGCTCATGGTAGATCCGTAATGACCAAGTTGGTTCCATCTGGATGTGCAGAATTTGTCAATGATGAG ATCTTGCTGGCTCAGAACTTCCAAGAAATgttccttaagttcattctggaCCGAGCAGAATTTGTTTCTGAATTTGTTCCATTGGGAAAGTATGATTTTAGCAGATCGAGCTCATCAACCTTCTACCTATTGCTTCCTGTATTTTTGGGTGAAAATGATAAGATCAGCATAGATTGGGGCATTATCAGAAAATGTTTATCCTCTCCAGTATTCAGTGGTCCGGGAGGCGTAATAGACAGTAATATTATATCTATGGGTATTCGACTTGCATCTGGTTATAGAAGCATCAGTGAAGTTGAGAATAGTGTAGTGTATGTCCCATACAAGAAGACATTTTACTTCATCACCAATGTTTGTGGAGAAAGAAATGCGTACAGCCAATACAAAGAAAACCCGGACGCTATAACCTACGTGGATCATCttagtaaaaa GTTTGAAATTTTGCTTGTATACCCTGAGCAACCTCTTCTGTGTGCAAAACCAGTTTTCTCTCTGCACAACTTGCTACACACTCGTAGGCAAGAAGTTTCAG AAGTGCAGCAACTAGATGAGTATTTTATATATCTGCCTCCTGAGCTCTGTGAGCTGAAGGTAATTGGATTTTCAAAAGATATTGGGAGTTCAGTATCTCTGTTACCATCAATCATGCACCGTCTGGAAAACTTGCTTGTTGCCATCGAACTAAAGCATGTATTATGCACTTCATTCCCTGAAGGAGCTGAGGTTACTGCACAGAGA GTTTTAGAAGCTCTCACAACAGAAAAGTGCCAGGAACGATTTTCTCTTGAAAGGCTTGAACTACTAGGTGATGCTTTCCTCAAATTTGCAGTCGGACGGCACTTTTTCCTTTTGTATGCATTGCTTGATGAAGGTGAACTAACAAGGAAGCGCTCAAATGTGgtaaacaattccaatttattGAAGCTGGCTACTAGAAGCAACTTACAG TTATACATACGGGATCAGCCCTTTGAACCCTCTCAGTTCTTCGCTCTAGGCCGTCCTTGCAAAAATATTTGTGACCATGGGGCAAATGAATCAATTCATTCTCAAGATCTATGCAAAGCAGCAAAAGACTTGCATACTCGTGAAGTCAGATGTAGCAAGGGTCACCATTGGTTACATTATAAAACAATTGCTGATGTTGTTGAAGCCCTTGTTGGTGCATTCATAGTTGATAGCGGTTTTAAAGCTGCAATTGCATTTCTCAATTGGATTGGCATAAAAGTAGATTTTGAAGCATCAGAAGTTACTAAAGTATGCATAGCAAGCAGCAGATACATTCCACTTGCTGCTTACATAGACACTGCTGCCCTCGAAAGTTCATTAGGGTATCAGTTTCTCCACAGAGGTTTGCTGTTACAGGCCTTTGTACATCCTTCTTACAATAAAAATGGAGGAGGCTGCTATCAG AGGTTGGAGTTTCTTGGAGATGCTGTCTTGGATTACATGATCACTTCATACCTGTATTCAGTTTATCCAAAGTTAAAGCCTGGCCATATGACAGATCTCAGATCTATTTCTGTGAATAATAAAACATTCGCTACTGTTGCAGTAGCTCGATCCTTCCACAAGTTTCTAGTCTCGGACTCCTGTACCCTCTCAGAGGCTATAAAGACTTATGTGAACTTCATTGAGACATCTGCACCAGATAGTAATCTGGTTAATGGGCCAACATGCCCCAAG GCTCTGGGTGACTTGGTAGAGTCTTgtcttggtgcaattcttcttgATACCGGATTCGATTTGAACCTTGTTTGGAAAATAATGCTATCGTTCCTGAAACCGGTTATGAGCTTTTCCAACGTTCAGTTTAGTCCTGTTAGGGAACTAAGGGAACTTTGCCAAGCTCATTCATGGGATCTTAAGTTTTTACCATCAAAGAAGGGTAAAACATTTTCAGTTGAGGCAACGGTGAAGGGGAATAATGTTTCTGCAACTGTCTCCTCAACTGGCTTGAACAAAAAGGACGCTATTAGAAGTTCTGCTCAGTTAGTTTTTGAAAAGTTGAAG GCGCAAGGCAATATACCGAAGTCTAAGTTATCTTTGGAGGAAGTCTTAAAGTCAAGCTGCAAGATGGAAGCCAAACTTATCGGATACGATGAAACACCAGTAGATGTTACAGCTCCGTAtacaattgaatttgagaacttAAATCTACAAGAGCCTTCAAGCAGAAGTTTGAAATCAGAAGTGGATTCTATCAGTGAAGTGAGCAGTAGTTACTCCTCCATAAAACGAGTAGGACGACCCCCAGCTTCACGTGGAGCAGTCAAAGTGGACTGCACTGATTCCTCTAACAATCATAGCACTGATGCTAACTCAAAAAACAGAG GTGCGCCGCACAATCTAACAGCCAGAGCTCATCTATATGAAACCTGTGCTGCTAACTATTGGGAACCCCCTGTATTTgaatgttgcaaagatgatgGGCCGAGCCACTTAAAATC GTACATTTTCAAGGTTACGATGAAGATGGATGACGCTTCAGATACCCTTTTGGAGGCCGTCGGAGCACCTCGTACGAGCAAGAAGGCAGCCGCAGAGCAAGCAGCGGAAGGCGCACTTTGGTTCTTGATAAAGAATGGTTACATAGAGAAGAGTGGTCAGACAGAGGAACCTTAA